Proteins encoded by one window of Nasonia vitripennis strain AsymCx chromosome 5, Nvit_psr_1.1, whole genome shotgun sequence:
- the LOC100124101 gene encoding ADP-ribosylation factor-like protein 3, with the protein MGLLAILRKLRSNPDKELRLLLLGLDNAGKTTILRCLANEDITQVTPTQGFNIKSVHSEGFKLNVWDIGGARKIRPYWRNYFENTDVLIYVIDSSDSNRLEETGQELSELLTEDKLRGVPLLVYANKQDVAQSVTAADIAEALGLHNIKDRDWQIQSCVATDGKGIKEGLEWACKSIKKK; encoded by the exons ATG GGTTTACTAGCTATACTGCGCAAACTCCGATCCAACCCAGATAAGGAGTTGCGGTTGTTGCTCTTAGGACTTGACAACGCAGGAAAAACTACGATACTTCGATGTCTGGCAAATGAAGACATCACTCAG gTAACTCCAACTCAAGGATTCAACATAAAAAGTGTACACAGCGAGGGCTTCAAGTTGAACGTCTGGGATATCGGCGGAGCCCGGAAAATACGTCCTTACTGGCGCAATTACTTCGAGAACACCGACGTCCTT ATTTACGTGATCGATAGCTCAGACTCGAATCGTCTGGAAGAGACGGGTCAAGAGCTTTCTGAACTTCTAACGGAAGATAAACTTCGTGGTGTTCCGCTGCTGGTTTATGCTAATAAGCAAGATGTCGCTCAATCGGTTACGGCAGCTGACATTGCCGAGGCTCTGGGGCTGCATAACATCAAGGACAGGGACTGGCAAATTCAATCTTGCGTTGCTACCGATGGCAAAGGCATCAAA GAAGGTCTAGAGTGGGCTTGCAAAAGTATCAAGAAGAAGTAA
- the LOC100677928 gene encoding uncharacterized protein LOC100677928 isoform X2 has product MYTRQISTSSRATAEAINFGQSIQQLIVNKVVTDKSDIDDDVIKLLAEFLDVRDYKTNLVSSWLLRTIAEQIISASNEISTHDYSTFVLWLHEEINLVFDSPDVQREQFFELMSNLFYQTLSEILNGKGVLLPSQLLYHETKIDTEFAESISSTSGSDDKNALVIIAKSDREQVEDESFERKSLELINLDEQLLNVIIESTYQIFGTKLNYTLIRAACENQKDIVYYTIPYHFRNPRIVQKFEISRQASTASNPKNEKMKKRKSSKKSFIEEMTEITKLISVFDINQFRFILPLSEALEADNVMYTRKNSEIETNSNSSNVIKT; this is encoded by the exons ATGTACACAAGACAA ATTTCAACATCTTCGAGAGCTACGGCTGAAGCCATTAATTTTGGACAGTCAATTCAGCAACTGATAGTCAATAAAGTAGTAACCGATAAATCTGATATTGACGACGATGTAATAAA attGTTGGCGGAATTTTTAGATGTCAGAGATTACAAGACAAACCTTGTATCGAGTTGGTTACTGAGAACTATTGCGGAACAGATTATCAGTGCATCAAATGAAATAAGTACACACGATTACAGTACTTTTGTACTTTGGCTTCATGAAGAAATCAATTTAGTATTTGACAGTCCAG ACGTGCAGAGAGAGCAATTTTTTGAACTTATGAGTAATTTGTTTTATCAAACCTTATCGGAAATCCTTAATGGTAAGGGTGTTCTCCTGCCGTCTCAATTACTCTACCATGAGACTAAAATTGATACAGAATTCGCAGAAAGTATCTCAAGTACAAGTGGAAGCGACgat aaaaatgcaTTAGTTATTATAGCGAAGAGTGATAGAGAACAAGTAGAAGACGAATCGTTTGAACGAAAATCATTAGAGCTTATAAATCTTGATGAACAGCTTCTTAACGTTATAATAGAATCGACCTATCAAAT ATTTGGCACGAAACTTAATTACACGCTGATTCGAGCTGCGTGTGAAAATCAAAAGGACATTGTTTATTACACGATTCCATATCATTTTCGAAATCCACGAATAGTTcaaaaattcgaaatttcaaGACAAGCATCCACTGCTTCAAACCCAAAAAATGAGA AGATGAAGAAGAGAAAATCGAgcaagaaaagtttcatagAAGAAATGACAGAAATAACTAAGTTGATTTCGGTATTTGATATCAATCAATTTCGTTTTATTCTGCCACTTTCGGAAGCCTTGGAGGCTGACAACGTAATGTATACTCGTAAAAACAGTGAAATAGAAACAAACTCTAATAGCTCTAATGTAATAAAAACTTGA
- the LOC100677860 gene encoding RCC1 domain-containing protein 1 translates to MAKIYYTGLSTSKFICDDESDDSTNLVVNDQFIPVPWEDVTDIEIGWDYFLIWKNNKVHIVGKIVGEKCEKVIQSLRIPDCANTNFKQAIAGSENVTVLTDDQDIWIHNMYNGNWKKVPNFISTADEDKKECVVKIAQGRCTVALTNLGQVFNIPISLNDPESLIFIDVACGYDHTLLLAKDGGVYSVGMGTRGQLGHGDLEDCDEPKLIEALAGLKIVQISSGGWHSAVVTDQGDLYTWGWNNQGQLGHPDVENVVAVPKIVDFIDETEETVEINIKKAQCGSAFTICMTDSDKLWGCGSNKYGQLGLPREAFTSVKKFVAIKLPNIEKPIRDFKCREWGSCIYT, encoded by the exons ATGGCAAAAATTTACTATACAGGATTGAGCACTAGTAAATTTATTTGTGACGATGAATCTGACGACAGTACAAATTTAGTAGTAAATGATCAATTCATCCCTGTACCTTGGGAAGATGTAACCGATATTGAGATCGGTTGGGATTATTTTCTCATTTGGAAAAATAACAAAGTTCACATAGTAGGAAAAATAGTCGGAGAAAAGTGTGAAAAAGTCATCCAATCGCTTCGAATTCCTGACTGCGCAAATACGAA TTTCAAACAAGCCATAGCGGGCTCTGAAAACGTAACAGTTTTAACTGACGATCAAGATATCTGGATTCACAATATGTATAATGGAAATTGGAAGAAAGTGCCGAATTTCATTTCAACTGCGGACGAGGACAAAAAAGAATGCGTCGTTAAAATCGCCCAGGGCCGATGCACTGTAGCCTTGACGAATTTGGGTCAAGTCTTCAATATTCCAATATCCCTGAATGATCCTGAATCACTGATATTTATCGACGTCGCTTGTGGATACGATCATACTCTGTTGCTCGCGAAAGACGGTGGTGTATATTCCGTAGGAATGGGAAC GCGAGGACAACTAGGCCATGGCGATTTAGAAGATTGCGATGAGCCTAAATTGATAGAGGCGTTGGCAGGTTTGAAGATAGTACAAATTTCGTCAGGAGGATGGCACAGTGCGGTTGTCACGGACCAG GGAGATTTGTACACTTGGGGATGGAATAATCAAGGCCAACTTGGTCATCCGGATGTGGAAAATGTCGTAGCAGTACCAAAAATCGTGGATTTTATCGATGAGACTGAAGAAACGGTcgaaattaatattaaaaaagcaCAATGTGGCAGTGCGTTTACGATTTGCATGACAG ATAGTGATAAATTGTGGGGCTGTGGATCAAACAAATACGGCCAGTTAGGATTGCCTAGAGAAGCATTTACttctgtgaaaaaatttgttgCCATAAAACTTCCCAACATTGAAAAGCCAATCAGAGATTTCAAATGTCGTGAATGGGGCAGTTGTATTTATACGTGA
- the LOC100677928 gene encoding uncharacterized protein LOC100677928 isoform X1 yields MHSKASAEDDEQIFITAGAPDEISTSSRATAEAINFGQSIQQLIVNKVVTDKSDIDDDVIKLLAEFLDVRDYKTNLVSSWLLRTIAEQIISASNEISTHDYSTFVLWLHEEINLVFDSPDVQREQFFELMSNLFYQTLSEILNGKGVLLPSQLLYHETKIDTEFAESISSTSGSDDKNALVIIAKSDREQVEDESFERKSLELINLDEQLLNVIIESTYQIFGTKLNYTLIRAACENQKDIVYYTIPYHFRNPRIVQKFEISRQASTASNPKNEKMKKRKSSKKSFIEEMTEITKLISVFDINQFRFILPLSEALEADNVMYTRKNSEIETNSNSSNVIKT; encoded by the exons ATGCATTCGAAAGCGAGCGCCGAGGACGATGAACAAATTTTTATCACGGCTGGTGCTCCAGACGAG ATTTCAACATCTTCGAGAGCTACGGCTGAAGCCATTAATTTTGGACAGTCAATTCAGCAACTGATAGTCAATAAAGTAGTAACCGATAAATCTGATATTGACGACGATGTAATAAA attGTTGGCGGAATTTTTAGATGTCAGAGATTACAAGACAAACCTTGTATCGAGTTGGTTACTGAGAACTATTGCGGAACAGATTATCAGTGCATCAAATGAAATAAGTACACACGATTACAGTACTTTTGTACTTTGGCTTCATGAAGAAATCAATTTAGTATTTGACAGTCCAG ACGTGCAGAGAGAGCAATTTTTTGAACTTATGAGTAATTTGTTTTATCAAACCTTATCGGAAATCCTTAATGGTAAGGGTGTTCTCCTGCCGTCTCAATTACTCTACCATGAGACTAAAATTGATACAGAATTCGCAGAAAGTATCTCAAGTACAAGTGGAAGCGACgat aaaaatgcaTTAGTTATTATAGCGAAGAGTGATAGAGAACAAGTAGAAGACGAATCGTTTGAACGAAAATCATTAGAGCTTATAAATCTTGATGAACAGCTTCTTAACGTTATAATAGAATCGACCTATCAAAT ATTTGGCACGAAACTTAATTACACGCTGATTCGAGCTGCGTGTGAAAATCAAAAGGACATTGTTTATTACACGATTCCATATCATTTTCGAAATCCACGAATAGTTcaaaaattcgaaatttcaaGACAAGCATCCACTGCTTCAAACCCAAAAAATGAGA AGATGAAGAAGAGAAAATCGAgcaagaaaagtttcatagAAGAAATGACAGAAATAACTAAGTTGATTTCGGTATTTGATATCAATCAATTTCGTTTTATTCTGCCACTTTCGGAAGCCTTGGAGGCTGACAACGTAATGTATACTCGTAAAAACAGTGAAATAGAAACAAACTCTAATAGCTCTAATGTAATAAAAACTTGA